Proteins from one Thalassophryne amazonica chromosome 20, fThaAma1.1, whole genome shotgun sequence genomic window:
- the zbtb8b gene encoding zinc finger and BTB domain-containing protein 8B, which translates to MDVPCYLPKLLYELNEQRKRDFFCDCSVLVEGRVFKAHRNVLFAGSGYFRALLVHYLQDNGQRCSTASLDIVTADAFSIILDFLYSGRLALNRNNVIEVMSAASYLQMTDLVNFCKDYIHSSLEICNKEKERNTQTDNEVHDGGMVPADSGTPAATIPGTPTPVEPHSQVAEADRGSGLGSESVTSARTPLSLPVTTSPGTSRDVDSDYHSREEFSSGNEGQKEHMDQTNLSSLSSTVLTPDLVQPKIEYDPDEELIESPDTKDLTPYPGPSLHHSHHSRLLPPSPTHERSSLGYSSSFNARQVIDLLARGEGPSPLGERVVQRFNQGLGSSTGGSRMDESLGLVGSSIMEIQSDWLGEDTGDSLVVPVKLHKCPFCPYTAKQKGIMKRHIRCHTGERPFPCPMCGKRFTRQEHLRSHALSVHRHYWPVACKSCRRTFTGSDVSPGLRRFGICDSCNCVTTTHDDSAPVHPAGQSEPMGRADAGSDWSSFMDEVDEVEVGRVEDLVEKQMLERQLAACSDVTHTL; encoded by the exons ATGGATGTGCCATGCTACCTGCCCAAACTGCTCTATGAGCTCAATGAACAGCGTAAGCGTGACTTCTTCTGTGACTGCAGTGTCCTTGTTGAGGGCCGAGTCTTCAAAGCCCACCGCAATGTGCTGTTTGCTGGCAGCGGCTATTTCCGTGCCCTGTTAGTCCACTATTTACAG GACAATGGTCAGCGCTGCAGTACAGCATCATTGGACATTGTGACGGCTGATGCCTTCTCAATCATCCTGGACTTCCTCTATTCTGGCCGACTGGCTTTGAACCGAAACAATGTCATTGAGGTGATGTCAGCAGCTAGCTACCTACAGATGACTGACCTGGTGAACTTCTGTAAGGACTACATCCACTCCTCTTTGGAAATATGCAACAAGGAAAAGGAGAGGAATACGCAGACTGACAACGAGGTACACGATGGCGGGATGGTTCCTGCAGATAGCGGCACTCCTGCTGCAACAATTCCCGGCACTCCAACCCCTGTTGAGCCTCATTCACAAGTTGCAGAAGCAGATAGAGGTTCAGGCCTAGGATCCGAGTCCGTCACCTCAGCTCGAACTCCCTTGTCTCTCCCTGTCACCACCTCTCCAGGCACCAGCAGGGATGTTGACAGTGACTACCATTCCAGGGAAGAGTTCTCATCTGGGAATGAAGGACAGAAGGAACACATGGATCAGACAAACCTTTCGTCCTTGTCATCGACTGTTTTGACTCCAGATTTGGTCCAACCCAAGATAGAGTATGACCCAGATGAAGAGCTTATCGAGTCTCCTGACACCAAAGATCTGACCCCTTATCCCGGCCCCTCTCTGCATCATTCTCATCACAGCAGGCTACTTCCGCCAAGTCCCACCCATGAGCGCTCCTCCTTGGGATACAGCTCCTCCTTTAATGCCAGACAGGTGATTGACCTGCTGGCCCGAGGTGAAGGTCCAAGTCCTCTCGGGGAAAGAGTGGTGCAGCGCTTTAACCAAGGACTAGGTAGCAGCACAGGAGGAAGCAGAATGGATGAGAGCTTAGGGCTTGTAGGATCATCAATCATGGAGATCCAATCTGACTGGCTTGGAGAGGACACAG GCGACAGCTTGGTAGTGCCGGTCAAACTCCATAAGTGCCCGTTCTGCCCCTATACCGCCAAGCAGAAGGGAATCATGAAGAGACACATCCGTTGCCACACTGGAGAGAGGCCATTTCCCTGTCCCATGTGTGGCAAGAGGTTCACAAGGCAGGAGCACCTTCGTAGCCACGCCCTCAGC GTCCACAGGCACTATTGGCCAGTGGCCTGCAAGAGCTGCAGGCGAACCTTCACAGGCTCCGATGTTTCCCCGGGACTCCGGCGTTTTGGCATCTGCGACAGCTGCAACTGCGTGACGACCACCCACGATGACTCGGCTCCCGTCCACCCCGCCGGCCAGTCGGAGCCTATGGGACGTGCAGATGCAGGTTCGGACTGGTCCAGTTTCATGGATGAGGTGGACGAGGTGGAGGTGGGCAGAGTGGAGGACTTGGTGGAGAAGCAGATGCTTGAACGGCAGCTGGCGGCCTGCAGCGACGTCACTCACACACTGTGA
- the LOC117502500 gene encoding LOW QUALITY PROTEIN: tissue alpha-L-fucosidase-like (The sequence of the model RefSeq protein was modified relative to this genomic sequence to represent the inferred CDS: inserted 1 base in 1 codon; deleted 1 base in 1 codon), with the protein MLAVAVALLSGALALRAAALYTPDWASLDSRPLPSWYDEAKVGIFVHWGVFSVPGFRSEWFWWDWQGHQPPNPDCVSYMKKNYRPGFSYAAFAPQFHAQFFNPDQWADIFEASGAKYVVLTSKHHEGFTNWESPNSWNWNSVDLGPHRDLVGDLGEAVRKRSLHYGLYNSLYEWFHPLYLLDKKNGFKTQEFVFSKLLPELYNLVVRYKPELIWSDGDWEAPDTYWNSTHFLAWLYNASPVKDTVVVNDRWGAGCYCKHGGYYNCADKYNPPELPKHKWEKCTSVDTLSWGYRRNMMMVELMDLNTIIKDLVNTVALGGNYLLNVGPTSDGXIPVVFEERLRGLGAWLKINGEAIYASKPWRVQRDNTTIPSGTHLKAAVCTSPLQINCQSPRCSWLIPAHQRTHR; encoded by the exons ATGTTAGCCGTAGCTGTAGCCTTGTTGTCCGGCGCTCTGGCGCTCCGGGCCGCGGCTCTGTACACTCCAGACTGGGCGAGTTTGGACTCCAGGCCGCTGCCTTCCTGGTACGACGAGGCCAAGGTGGGCATTTTCGTCCACTGGGGTGTGTTTTCCGTACCGGGCTTCAGGAGTGAGTGGTTCTGGTGGGACTGGCAGGGCCACCAGCCTCCGAACCCGGACTGTGTCAGCTACATGAAGAAGAACTACCGTCCCGGCTTCAGCTACGCCGCCTTTGCGCCCCAGTTTCACGCTCAGTTCTTCAACCCGGATCAGTGGGCTGATATATTCGAGGCTTCTGGTGCCAA GTACGTCGTGCTGACTTCCAAACACCACGAAGGCTTCACCAACTGGGAATCTCCAAACTCTTGGAACTGGAATTCTGTTGATCTTGGTCCTCATAGAGACCTGGTTGGAGACCTGGGAGAGGCAGTGCGCAAGAG GTCATTGCACTATGGCCTCTATAATTCCTTGTATGAGTGGTTCCATCCGTTGTACCTGTTGGACAAGAAGAATGGATTCAAAACACAGGAGTTTGTGTTCTCCAAGTTGCTGCCGGAGCTTTATAACCTGGTCGTGAG ATACAAGCCTGAGTTGATCTGGTCTGACGGGGACTGGGAAGCACCTGACACGTATTGGAATTCCACTCACTTCCTGGCCTGGCTCTACAACGCCAGCCCTGTTAAG GACACTGTTGTGGTCAATGACAGATGGGGTGCCGGCTGCTACTGCAAACATGGCGGCTACTATAACTGTGCTGACAAGTATAATCCACCCGAGTTACCCAAGCACAAGTGGGAGAAGTGCACATCTGTGGACACTTTGTCCTGGGGTTACCGAAGGAACATGATGATGGTTGAACTGATGGACTTGAATACAATCATCAAG GATCTGGTAAACACTGTAGCTCTGGGT GGTAACTATCTTCTGAATGTGGGTCCCACATCTGATG TGATCCCTGTCGTCTTTGAGGAGAGGCTCAGGGGCCTGGGCGCCTGGCTGAAGATCAACGGGGAGGCCATCTATGCTTCCAAACCTTGGCGAGTCCAGAGAGACAACACCACCATACCGTCTG